TTGAGTGCTGTCGAGTGTGCAAATGCCTGCCAGCAAACCAAACACCTAAACGGTCTTTGTCCAGAATGCGTTCTCTGGTGGACAGTCAATTGAGATTTTTGAGCAAATCTTTGACCACATGTGGCACAACCGTGTGGCCGATCACGTGCATGCGTTCTCATATGTTGAGGTAGGTGGCCCTTGAATGTCTTGTTGCAGATTACACAGAGAAAAGATTTAACGTCTCTGTGAAGACATTCTAAATGTTTCTTAAGAGCGTCTCGCCGAACGAACGCACGACCACAGATTTCACACTTGTGATCCTTTTGTCCGTTGTGTCGTTTTACATGTAACGCCAAATTCGCAGCGCAGGTGAACGTGCCAGAACACAAACCGCAACGATACGGTTTTACTTGACTGTGAGTACGTCGATGCTGCACCAGTTGTCCTCCTCTGGCGAAACTCTTGTCGCATTCTGGACATTTATACGGCTTGAAGCCAGTATGTGTTCTCACGTGCAGTTTTAATCTCTCTTTTAAAGGGAACTCTTTCCCACACTCGTCACACTTGAAGATTGGTCCCGCACCGTGTACAATCTTATAGTGGTTACGAAGACCTCCGCTACCTTTAAATCGCGCCTCGCACACTACGCAACAATATCTTTTTTGCTGATTCTCTTGTTTAGTTTTCATACCGTGCAAAGCGGTACTTTGATCCTTGCCGCGGTCGCACTCGCTGCCGTTTATATTCTCTTCCTTTGAATACGGCGGCGGCGTTGATGATGACAACAATGACGACGataacgatgacgatgacgatgacgatgacgatgacatTGATGTTGATATTAATGTTGACGACGTCGATTTGGTAGCCACTATACTGTTGGAAGCTTCTGGTCTGAATAATGTATTCGTAGGGTTCTCTTCATCTTGaaccttattattattatctttattctCCGCAAGGTAACTCATCGTTGTTATATGAAAATTGACATTTGATACGTTTGCTGAATCTTCCAGTAACAATTTTGGGTTTGTTACTTTCGTACCAAATGTGTTATTTTTCTCAGCAGTGGTAATAAATTGTTTTTCTGCTACATCAATGTTATTTTCAATCGACGTCCCACAAGGAATCGCTATTCGATTGAATAACGTTCCATCGGTAGTCTTCGCAGACTTCTCGTTTTCGTATGATTGTTCCACGTTTCTTAAGTTTACCTTCAGTCCTTGTTCCCCATCTATCAACTCACGACGAAATATGTAAACGTCATCATTTAACTCACTATTCTTGTCTAAATCCAAATAAATTGTTGACTCTACCTGTCCGTTATTCTCCGATAAGAAATTTCCCCTCTCATTTTCGAGGAATGCGTTTTCTCCTAATTTATAGCGGTGTTTCATCCCATCGTCGTCATTTCCTTCATCTCTTTgatctttaatattttctactGTACGAACGACCGTTCTTTTCTTCGTAGATTTTACTACACAACCAATCATCGACTTTTTATCGAAATGTTTGTATTTTCTGTTCTTTGTCCTCGATTCATTTTCGAATCTTCGAacattgtttctttctttttcttttctgatTTCGGTGCTATCGATCACTTGTTTATCGTACTCAGCAATACTCTTTCGCAGTTTATCTTCTCGCCACTTCTTCTCGTCCTTCTCTTGTTTCTCTTGTTCAATTTGTTCGATTTTTCGGCAAAGAGACAAATTTCGCGAGCAAAGTTCATGTTCATCGTTGTTATAGCAACTATCGGCAGTTGTGAAACTTTGGAGTATCTTCAAAGCATCGGTCGCATCAGCATTTGTAttcatatgtttaaaaatttcattctccCTTATTCGCGATTGCTTTACTGGTAATAATTCGGTTAGCTGAACTTCCTCTTGTTGCGGTTGTTCGCTTCCAGCTACTTGACTTAAAACGTTTTGTTGCATATCGACTTTGACcatttaactttttatttttttttaatcctaCACAATTACATTCGCAACTTGCGATTcaccctttctctttctttttccttttttatcaaAACACACGTCAATCGTGATTGTTTTTACTTTCACAACCAATATTAAAATCGTACAATGCGTTCATCATCGGCTCTACTTTGGTCCTGaaggaaaattttttatttatttgttgtaGCAAGAATTAGGAGCAACGGAGTTAGGCTTAGCTAGACAATACGCTCGTGTTCAAAGTAACTATAGTTGGTTATCGTATTCTTATCGTTTCGATATTTCCTCTCTTCTTCCCCTCTTACTTCCTTCTATTTCGCTTTCCCACTTTTGTTCGCGTTTCTCCTCTCTTTAGTTCTTTAACTCCttgtttctttctgtttttccttCGTCCACAGTCTATTGCactaactttttatttattgcatCAAACAAGCGTGCGTCGCGTGATATATTTAAACGGATTCTTGTTTGAAGTTTACGTGTCGTCGTGAATATCTTAAATCATAGTTATAATCGTTTACCAATCCTATATTCGTAATCGAAATCCAGAAATTAAAAGTCGGCTAATgaaagaaattcgaaaaaagCCAATATCATGGAAATAACTAGGCAcgttctttttcccttcttaCTTACAATTCCTTCGGTAGATACTTACTAATGACAACTTCTCTTTTCACGTGGTAGCTTTCCGTAAATGCGCGTTTCGTCCGTGCGCGCATTGGAATCACCGAGGCTGTTACAAGGATACAAGGATACCGGAAGAAATGGAATAACGATAAAACCGATAGTCGAAGAATAACAATTTACCCAGTTTTCGCGGAAGAATCAAAGAATTCAGCCGAATGGTTACGTGATGAAATAGACCAACGTACTGAGAATGAGAGTACACGGAGCTTTTTCTTCTGACCAACAAAATGATTGATATCAGTACAAGAGGGAATAGTAGCTGCGAAATAACGGCGGCCATATAAAGAAAGTACGGCAGAACAACAGGGTTATTGTTCGTCGGTGATGGTCGTCGCGACGATCGACTGACTGCTTGTTCCTCGCGGCGGTACGCTGCTTCCTCAACAGCGATTGCGCGCCTTTTTCCACGCAAGCGCAATTCACGGTCGATATCGCTCTGGATTTTACCCCTCAGCCCAGCCAGACACCCTCTCCACCCTGCTTCAGACTCTTTCCATACCTTTTTCGTTCCTTCAACCCTCCTCCTTCGATTTTCTCGTCTATAATCTTTCGTCTTTCTTTCCTCCAGCTTGGTCATTCGCTGTACTTTCTTTCAACTAACAGAGTCCCATTGCGACTATTGCTACTACACTAATTCCTCATTATCTTCAGAGATTACGTTTCTTCGAAGGAGAATTCAATACTCATCGATATGTCAGTAAAGTTGTTGTCAATAAAATAGTTATTTATTCAGATAAAGTTACCAGCTTTGCTGTACACGACTCTTTCGAGaacttcctctttttcctctctatctcttcttcctcttttatgCCTCTTCTACCCCTCGCCTTCTCCATCACGATATACTAATTGTTCTAAACCCTACCCTTTCATTTGCCTACTCGCTCGCGGTATATGATAGATTCACCtcccttcctttctctctctctctctctctctctctctctctttctcacttaGTCTTTCGTTTTCGATTGTTCGTTCGATGATAACATACATCAAATCAACCGTGTTGACCGTATTCGATATGAACAACAGagattgttctttttttagaCTCAAATTTACCGTTTGTCACGAAATATAAATCTTTAAAAtcataattagaaaattcatatctttctcttttttttggtATTAAATTACGAAATGAACGAAAGTAAGTCGATAAAGGCATCGTAATTTTCTGTGGATTAATAACTCCTTTTCATGGTGGCGAGTGTCATTTTTACTTCGAGATTTGTTACTCAGTTATAGTACATTAccttttgcataaaaattattaacatgCAGTATATTCTTCATTATATAATCGATCATAACCAACTCCCCCTCAAGTTGGCCATCTATTCTTTATCTTTCGGCAGAGACCAATTTGTTATTACTGCTGTTAATAACGCAGCTATATATATGTAGCAGGACACATTACTATAAGATTAAGCCATATACTTATGCGTTTACGCGCGTTCCATCACCGATGCTTTTAAGTGCTCGATTAATGGTTTCTTTGGTAACATATTCCCTTTGGTAATAAATTTCTAGCGGAATCGGTAGGTTATTGATATTTCATTACGATGGAATTACCTGTGTGTTGTTATTCATATGCGATATCCGACGCACGATCCTCGGTTTTCCAGAGATACGGTCTTTGTTTGCAACACTTTGAAGGTACGATTGGAACGACATTCGCAATTCAAGTCTGTTATTATGTTTCTTCTACAGTTAAGCTCGCATGGTCTGGATTGATTGCATCGTCTTCTTCTATATGACGAAACGttataatttcttctttaagGAGTAAGCTTAAGTCTTCTTTTCTTGACTAGATCGCGTGCGTATTAACCTTACGCCAACGAGAGTACTGCTTGGTCATTTGGTATTCCATAATCGCTTGCTCTCTTTTTTACTTGGCAAttgcagatatatatatatcatgtatatatacacatatgtacaaAGATAATCCATCTCCACCTCAATTAGTAAATTGTGTTAGTAGTTTTAGGCCTCTCCCCTTTTGAATTGTTCCCCTCATTAGCACGAAAAGCAAAGAACCCGCCACCATCTGAAAGAAACC
This genomic window from Bombus terrestris chromosome 9, iyBomTerr1.2, whole genome shotgun sequence contains:
- the LOC100650728 gene encoding zinc finger protein 699, producing MVKVDMQQNVLSQVAGSEQPQQEEVQLTELLPVKQSRIRENEIFKHMNTNADATDALKILQSFTTADSCYNNDEHELCSRNLSLCRKIEQIEQEKQEKDEKKWREDKLRKSIAEYDKQVIDSTEIRKEKERNNVRRFENESRTKNRKYKHFDKKSMIGCVVKSTKKRTVVRTVENIKDQRDEGNDDDGMKHRYKLGENAFLENERGNFLSENNGQVESTIYLDLDKNSELNDDVYIFRRELIDGEQGLKVNLRNVEQSYENEKSAKTTDGTLFNRIAIPCGTSIENNIDVAEKQFITTAEKNNTFGTKVTNPKLLLEDSANVSNVNFHITTMSYLAENKDNNNKVQDEENPTNTLFRPEASNSIVATKSTSSTLISTSMSSSSSSSSSSLSSSLLSSSTPPPYSKEENINGSECDRGKDQSTALHGMKTKQENQQKRYCCVVCEARFKGSGGLRNHYKIVHGAGPIFKCDECGKEFPLKERLKLHVRTHTGFKPYKCPECDKSFARGGQLVQHRRTHSQVKPYRCGLCSGTFTCAANLALHVKRHNGQKDHKCEICGRAFVRRDALKKHLECLHRDVKSFLCVICNKTFKGHLPQHMRTHARDRPHGCATCGQRFAQKSQLTVHQRTHSGQRPFRCLVCWQAFAHSTALKLHTRRHTGERPFKCAECNAGFTQLPHWKKHMKCIHGRNEPYACKKCTSFFRIKNDLECHEKTCHPESETEHDVPSTQTSDLITNTIMPASISMALQPTATLLSNEIISDKPLPSPSKYRIMTVERMRLLLAVLLKRISKQERLDELGFGKRLIDQVLYDSLISAGKDPVASNGLSELETLTKNLEIFLKWTVPKEHWEHFRKLNKTPEDILETLTAT